In one window of Pseudobdellovibrionaceae bacterium DNA:
- a CDS encoding FAD-dependent oxidoreductase, whose translation MEQKPVTVIGGGFSGLVTAYYLVQAGFDVRLFEKEARWGGLLGTHYEPWGLVETAANGILNSFELHDLAKNIGVRLLPTRLESRNRYIYRNGPKRWPLTLSESLNLVRSLVRALMKGKAGFAPQTNETLGHWAERLFGEEVLRYFIEPGQQGIFAGDVRELSAELILKPPSRERGFKRSQGHYHRGTVAPEKGMQQFVDQLVAFLREKGVEMVLNADPELGTEPNHPHVLCVGPQAAAKILKSSDPHLSAQLKNLDLLPLASLTMHFDKNEGTLKGFGCLFPRDQGIRSLGVLFNRYIFSGRTEAHTETWILGGALDREIADAPEWEIVHAALADREKLYGRRVEPLHTKLTVWPKAIPHYDLGLKEFLGDLTEPKNILLNGNYMGGIGLSRILQRAKNIAEQLGASSEF comes from the coding sequence ATGGAACAAAAGCCGGTTACAGTTATTGGCGGAGGATTCTCAGGGCTGGTGACGGCGTACTATTTGGTGCAAGCCGGATTTGATGTTCGCTTATTTGAAAAAGAGGCTCGCTGGGGCGGGCTATTGGGCACCCACTATGAGCCATGGGGGCTTGTGGAAACTGCGGCCAATGGCATTTTGAATAGTTTTGAGTTGCATGACCTGGCAAAAAATATCGGTGTAAGGCTGCTGCCCACTCGATTGGAGAGTCGGAATCGTTACATTTATAGAAATGGTCCCAAACGCTGGCCTTTGACTCTATCTGAGTCCTTGAATTTGGTTCGAAGCTTAGTTCGAGCCTTGATGAAGGGAAAAGCAGGGTTTGCTCCTCAAACCAATGAAACTTTGGGCCATTGGGCAGAAAGACTTTTCGGTGAAGAGGTCCTTCGATATTTTATTGAACCCGGACAGCAGGGGATCTTTGCCGGTGATGTGCGGGAGCTCTCGGCAGAATTAATTTTGAAGCCCCCCTCTCGTGAGCGAGGCTTTAAGCGCAGCCAAGGCCATTACCATAGGGGCACGGTAGCGCCAGAAAAAGGCATGCAACAGTTTGTCGATCAATTGGTGGCTTTTCTGAGAGAAAAAGGCGTGGAGATGGTTTTGAACGCCGATCCAGAGCTTGGCACAGAACCGAATCATCCCCACGTGTTGTGTGTGGGGCCTCAGGCGGCGGCGAAAATTTTGAAATCTTCGGACCCTCACTTGAGTGCTCAGCTGAAGAACTTAGATCTTTTACCGTTAGCTTCTCTAACCATGCACTTTGATAAGAACGAAGGCACACTCAAGGGGTTTGGATGTTTATTTCCGAGGGACCAGGGTATCAGAAGTTTAGGCGTTTTATTCAATAGATATATTTTTTCTGGCCGAACAGAAGCGCACACTGAGACATGGATTTTAGGTGGCGCCCTTGACCGAGAAATTGCGGATGCTCCGGAGTGGGAAATCGTGCACGCGGCCCTGGCTGACCGAGAGAAATTGTATGGGCGGCGAGTGGAGCCTTTACACACAAAACTCACTGTTTGGCCCAAAGCCATTCCCCATTATGATTTAGGGCTGAAAGAATTCTTAGGGGATTTAACTGAACCAAAAAATATTTTGTTAAATGGCAATTACATGGGCGGGATTGGACTCAGTCGAATTTTACAGCGCGCAAAGAACATTGCAGAGCAACTGGGAGCGTCCAGTGAATTCTAA